The window ACTATGGCTAAAAACAGACCATAGGGGAAGTAAACGTTAAAGTCTTTCGGGTTAGTCATTTCGAAGCACACAGTCATGTTGTTGATCACACCCGTGTGCGCAAAGACCAGGGTAGGTAAAATCTCTGCAGTGGCCAGGACCCAAACCGAGCCTGACGCAAAGAGCGCGAGTTTTTTTGTCCTGAGCCGCACAGCGGCGATGGGGAAACACACTCCAAGGAAACGGTGCACGCTGACGCAGGTTAGAAACATCATGCTACAGTGGAGGTTGACGTAAAAGAAAAATCGGACGGCTTTGCAGATGATGTTGCCGAAGGGCCACAGGCCTCCCATGGCATTGCTGATGATGAGAGGGGGCAAGGCCAGCACGTAGAGAAGATCCGCCGCTGCGAGGTTGGTCAGGTAGATCACGGTGCTGCTCGAGCGGCGCGTCCGACAGCACACACTCCACAGCAGGGCGCCGTTCAAACTCAGGCCCAGCAGAAACACAAGACTGTAGGACACTGGTAGAAGGATCCTTTTGTAGTAGTTAGTCACTGGACAGACTCGGAAGTCCTCCATTCAAAAGATCAACTCTGATGGTTTGATAATTTTGGAAACCCAATCACTAAACACGGTCTGAACTTTGATTACCTGATAGATGGGCGAGCCCTCCTTACACCTCACCTGCCTGCAGCTCATCTAGCTGCTGTGTCTGGATGACCTGTGcttcgttaaaaaaaaaaaaaaaaaaaaaaaaaaagcaggtgttTGTTCAACTTGTGCGTCCCTCCTGTTCCCAGCCCGCACCTGTGTAATGTAAACCATCATAACGCCATATCTAGGCTATGAGCAAATAGATTGGCACACCGTGAAGCATTTCAAAAGGCTGGCACAATAGGCTGAGATACTGTAGTATGTGATTGCCCTTCCCCGGAGAGAAGGCGCGCGCAGATAATTAATGCTGTGATTAAAGCCGATTGCCAAGTTAAATGACACTGTCGACACGCGCGGAGGGCGCTGTATAAAAACGCGCACACGCTCAGCATCCCATTGGCTGCGAGAATTTTCCCAAGTCTGGTCTCTCTCCGGCTGCTCCCGACTCCAAGTGTTCACTTCATCTCTGTCTGACCGCGGAGAGAGAGCTCGTCATGCGGAGGAACGGCTCGTACAGGTCAGTGTCACATCCACCGACTCacacatgaagagaaacagtGTTTATTTAGGACAGATGACAAGCTCCGGCACAGGCTGCTTCGACATGCACTGATGAGTGTTAAGATCCTGCATAACGGCactctctgcagcaggacagagatGAGTACAGACTGTTCACATACTCAGAGCTTAAGGCAGATGTAATAtttggagagtttttttttgtgtgtgtgtgtgtgtgtgtcttaactTGAGCGGTGTCCTTCCAGAAGCACGTATCAGGGAGAAGAGGCGAGGCTGCGCAGCGGGAGTCAGACTGTGGCTCGGGAGAGGAAACACCTTGCTCTGTGCATAAATAACCAGGTAAGAGGCATTCAGAGGAGAGGGCAATATTCAGCCTATTAGAGTATGTGTCCTAAATGGATTGCATATGTTTCCTCCGCGTCCCTGGGAAAATGCTGCTGGTAGATGATGGTATCTTGTCTCTCGGTAACAGTTCAGCAATGATGTAATTCACTTTCtgatcccttttttttttattggagcAGGAAGTTGACGTTAATACTGctcagaagagagagagagagaaataatacCATAGTCCATGCAACCGTCCATTTTAAAAGCAACGTGACAACGTTTAAGCAACTATTTTCCTGGTGGTTTATAGCAGAGAAGTAccagcaccatggacagtgAAACTCCATGTAGTAACCTTAATTGCTTTGAATTTTGCTTCCCTTTTTCACCCATTCAAATGGCACAATTTCCTGTATTCAGTGTGGTTTGGGAAATTGCTTTTTCATGTTGGCTTGAGGCCACTTTAAGATTTTTTGTCATGGCAGCAGCTGAAAAGGTCTCATTTATACTACATATTGTACCTCCTGCTATAAATGACTACATTTTCAGCAGGGAATAGTGAAGGCATAGCTGAAACGTTCAGCTGACAGAGGAGGTCTACCCTGTCTCCTCAAGCAGAGACCTGAGCTCATgtaaagggaaaataaataaactctgaCAGTTGGTTTTGAAGAGAGTGTTGTAATTGACTTCGTAATGTGAATCAGTTTTGCTTGAATTATCTTTAACAGAAGTATGCAGTGTTTCTTTATGTGCTTCGCTGAGTGTAGGTGCACAACTTCACCTGGTTGTATTGAGCTTCTGAATATTTAATGCCAGTGATGTAGTGTTGCGCATTATCAGCGGCAGGGGATATTGAGCGCATGAGCTCTGAAAGCACTGTTCCATCACAGCTTTCGACTTACTCTGCAATATATTATAATGGTGCAGCCCCCCcaacacgcagacacacaatcacacatgctCTTGTTCATAGCATGTTCCCCTAAACTTTCTCATTCAGATTTGTTCCAGTCCTTTCCCACTGCATCACCTGACAGCTGAATTTCATTATCACTccacaaaaatgacatttcCAAATTGATCTAGCTGAACTCTGTGATACACCTCGTCAGAGGAGGTTCATATAAGACTGGTGAGGAAGATACGAAGAAGCTTGCTGAAGGACTAACCAGTAATTGGTGTGTGAAATATGAGTGAGGATAGAAATGCAGGTTATTGGTTATGGAGGCTACTCCACttgctgtctgtgtgagtgattcAGATTCATTGCTGAGGCATGAACCCCCTGAGAAACACATTAATCTATCCAGCTATTACCCCGTAATCAATGGGACAGTGGAATTTTACGGCCACGGGTCCGTGTTGTTAACCATTTTACACAGAGCTTATTTAAACAGCATGCCAAAGGGGAGTCACGTTTAATGGGGTTAAGCATGAAATATACAATACAGGTGACATTGTTGACACAGCACTTGCAGCTGGGATCttgaaattcattcatcagtATCATGCTTGAAGCTCCTTGATGCTCCTAATTAAATGAACATGCGGAAAAACATGTCCCAGTATGCCACCTTCTTAATGAACTTATGTTTGTGCTCAACAGGAGCAGAAGTCCTGAGTACAGGGGTGGCATTCAGACCCTGTACCATAGGACAGGATAGTATCAGCTCACCACCGCAAACTATGGATGTCAGACATAGATACATCGTTCTCTAATATATAAAGAAGGATGTACATAGTGGGAGTGTGGTGCCAGGGAAGGGTATCATATTTCAGAAGTGCATTATTGTCTCTCCCCCAGTGGGACAGAGCTGTGCTGAGTGCCGTTTGTGCCAGCTCACTCAAACGCTCCACGATTGAGTCGTAATAACCTGCACAGGAGCGAGATGTGCCCGCACACTGACAGATAGCTGTCTCTCATCCCACTGTGGCCATATGACAAAGAAATAtacatcctctgtgtgtgcgtctgtctgtttgtgtgtgcatgcgtgctcTGGTTCATTgccacataaaaaacaaaatgtgtcttttttttgccttttaaatGCACCATAACTCCTACAAAACGTACACAAAAATGCATGCATGGACGCACACGTGCGCAgccccacagacacacactctcctgtCAGTTTTGTAGTCATTTCCATCCATTCCCATTACCATGTCTTGGAAGGCTGGTTTGGTCTAAATGAGTGAGCCTAGTCTTTGATCACTGAAAGAAGCACCCTTAGCGATGATGGgcatgtgtgtgaacatgctCTCACTCCCTTCCTCGCCATATGTTAAGCAGAGCGGCTCTCTACTGTTTAATAGCAGCAGAGGGACTAGTCCCAAGCGCtccattttgcattttgatagactgtatgatcattttttCACTCTCACACCTCCTTCATCTCTAGTTGTCACACCTCACCCACCTCCACACTTCTTGAGATgacttcttctccttttccattTTAGAATAATCTTGTgcccctccttttctt of the Toxotes jaculatrix isolate fToxJac2 chromosome 9, fToxJac2.pri, whole genome shotgun sequence genome contains:
- the LOC121187600 gene encoding P2Y purinoceptor 3-like, whose amino-acid sequence is MEDFRVCPVTNYYKRILLPVSYSLVFLLGLSLNGALLWSVCCRTRRSSSTVIYLTNLAAADLLYVLALPPLIISNAMGGLWPFGNIICKAVRFFFYVNLHCSMMFLTCVSVHRFLGVCFPIAAVRLRTKKLALFASGSVWVLATAEILPTLVFAHTGVINNMTVCFEMTNPKDFNVYFPYGLFLAIVGFLIPFLVVITCYCSMIKVLYCRGADRISNGRTARMRNKSLYTLLLVCLMFVVCFVPYHIARTVYLIVRVYRPGNCHLLNVVMISYKVWEPVVSFNCCANPLLYFWGSHWHRQKLWTWLCRRKRVQPGVSLVDVGSTNRFGG